A DNA window from Ipomoea triloba cultivar NCNSP0323 chromosome 10, ASM357664v1 contains the following coding sequences:
- the LOC116032427 gene encoding coilin-like isoform X8, whose product MEETCLRIKLIFHGGILSDSQKSEGFKKTWLLLKPQHHRTISDLCSHILQLFHLHESCPDGLLLYMDEFVLPPFESTSILKNKDVISVKRKPVTSTIECYDVPVNAGPLLLANEEFNKETGGYESEEPEDDGKIQVHDTSPLKDKLGGDGVSKKRKASEKLHSSKKKKKCSEVEEPDIDVQVEHAKKLQLVVTGKKSKHKKQKISDSKEKDNVKMSEDNVTTPVTNKNDKLQETEKDNVDATPKLEETPKRRSRSARRKSAKRQWLREMAKIQKTSTDSQSEALRNWKEMQSKSGREEAAGQPNGHMTNADSRSEALRNWKEMRSKPGREVAAGQSNGHKTNADSRSEAIRNWKEMQSKAGREETVCQSNRHNWKWGQASVSTEEGVNQPNGCQGQARVKSGHGVSPQKGHKTWKQGQARAKSGEGVSLGHQGQSTSESRETSDQPRGLLNWNELLANDMVKDAEKHTQSDTNNNSCDNPNQNGDSEDETEVVPVEIRPGHIRFEPLGKERTVEQNQLNMFCSQENFRWNGITSKKKGQKWGTEKSSFSPRSELNGSNREQSGMPNDEKKTHSNEPFDFTKTPFLSSYPKEGDVIAYRLLELSSTWTPELSCYQVGEVSSYDSQSGRVSLMPVPEFPISSKKSDGDESPVQPNDSLYKEDGSLEIDFSSLVEVRILEHKTRVPGSSSECVFGDSLTVLTGTNDMQTTASIPENRDLIHGNEQRHSSSKENGVNLWEQFSETLNAKKEQLSKESNWGNGGSSGKSWSYKALRGSALGPTMAFLRSKNQL is encoded by the exons ATGGAGGAGACTTGTTTAAGGATCAAATTGATTTTCCATGGAGGCATTCTCAGCGATTCTCAGAAATCAGAGGGTTTCAAGAAAACCTGGCTCCTCCTAAAACCCCAGCACCATAGAACCATCTCGGACCTCTGCTCCCATATCCTTCAGCTCTTCCATCTCCATGAATCTTGCCCCGATGGCCTCCTTCTCTAC ATGGATGAGTTTGTCTTGCCCCCATTTGAGTCCACTAGTATTCTGAAAAATAAAGATGTTATCAG TGTGAAGAGAAAACCAGTCACATCAACCATTGAATGCTATGATGTACCTGTAAATGCTGGACCTTTGCTTCTGGCAAATGAGGAATTTAACAAGGAAACTGGAGGGTATGAGAGTGAGGAACCAGAAGATGATGGTAAAATCCAGGTCCATGATACTTCTCCTCTTAAGGATAAGTTGGGTGGAGATGGTGTCTCCAAGAAAAGGAAGGCATCAGAAAAACTCCATAGCTCAAA gaagaagaaaaagtgtTCAGAAGTTGAGGAGCCTGATATTGATGTTCAGGTTGAGCATGCTAAGAAACTCCAATTAGTTGTGACAGGGAAAAAGAGTAAGCACAAGAAGCAGAAAATATCTGACTCAAAGGAGAAGGATAATGTCAAAATGAGTGAAGATAATGTTACTACACCTGTCACAAACAA GAATGATAAGCTCCAAGAGACTGAAAAGGACAATGTGGATGCAACACCGAAGTTAGAGGAAACTCCAAAG CGCCGTAGTAGGAGTGCTAGAAGAAAATCTGCAAAGAGGCAGTGGTTGCGGGAAATGGCTAAAATTCAGAAGACTAGTACTGATTCTCAGTCAGAGGCACTT AGAAACTGGAAAGAGATGCAATCTAAATCTGGAAGAGAAGAGGCAGCTGGCCAACCAAATGGACAC ATGACAAATGCTGATTCTCGATCAGAGGCGCTT AGAAATTGGAAAGAGATGCGATCTAAACCTGGAAGAGAAGTGGCAGCTGGCCAATCAAATGGACAT AAAACAAATGCTGATTCTCGATCTGAGGCAATT AGAAATTGGAAAGAGATGCAATCTAAAGCTGGTAGAGAGGAGACAGTTTGTCAATCAAACAGACAT AATTGGAAGTGGGGACAAGCTAGTGTAAGCACTGAAGAGGGTGTTAATCAACCAAATGGATGT CAGGGACAAGCTAGAGTGAAGAGTGGACATGGTGTAAGTCCACAAAAAGGACAT AAAACTTGGAAGCAGGGACAAGCTAGGGCGAAGAGTGGAGAGGGTGTTAGTCTAGGACAT CAGGGACAAAGTACATCTGAAAGTAGGGAGACCTCTGATCAGCCGAGGGGACTT CTAAATTGGAATGAATTGCTTGCCAATGATATGGTTAAAGATGCAGAGAAACACACACAATCAGATACTAACAACAATTCCTGTGATAATCCAAATCAAAATGGTGATAGTGAAGATGAAACTGAAGTTGTTCCTGTTGAAATAAGGCCAGGACATATCCGATTTGAGCCACTGGGGAAAG AACGAACTGTGGAACAGAATCAATTAAACATG TTTTGCTCTCAGGAAAATTTCAGGTGGAATGGGATCACTAGCAAGAAAAAGGGTCAGAAATGGGGCACAGAGAAATCTTCATTTTCACCAAGAAGTGAACTTAATGGTTCAAACAGAGAACAATCTGGAATGCCgaatgatgaaaaaaaaacacattctAATGAACCATTTGACTTTACCAAAACTCCGTTCCTCTCTAGCTATCCCAAG GAAGGTGATGTGATTGCATATAGGTTGCTTGAACTATCATCCACCTGGACCCCTGAGCTCTCCTGCTATCAG GTTGGGGAAGTATCATCATATGATTCTCAATCAGGTAGAGTTTCATTGATGCCAGTCCCTGAGTTTCCAATTTCTAGTAAAAAGTCAGATGGGGATGAATCTCCGGTGCAACCCAATGATTCTCTTTATAAAGAGGATGGATCATTGGAG ATAGATTTTTCGTCACTTGTTGAAGTTCGTATTCTAGAACATAAAACAAGAGTTCCTGGTAGCTCAAGTGAATGTGTGTTTGGCGACAGCTTAACCGTGTTGACTGGCACTAATGATATGCAAACAACTGCTTCCATTCCTG AAAACAGAGATTTAATCCACGGCAATGAACAAAGGCATTCTTCCAGCAAAG AAAATGGAGTAAACCTGTGGGAGCAATTCAGCGAAACTCTAAATGCAAAAAAGGAACAGCTTTCCAAGGAAAGTAATTGGGGTAACGGGGGGAGTTCAGGCAAGAGTTGGTCATATAAAGCATTAAGAGGCAGTGCATTAGGCCCAACAATGGCTTTTCTAAGATCGAAAAATCAGTTATGA
- the LOC116032427 gene encoding coilin-like isoform X3: MEETCLRIKLIFHGGILSDSQKSEGFKKTWLLLKPQHHRTISDLCSHILQLFHLHESCPDGLLLYMDEFVLPPFESTSILKNKDVISVKRKPVTSTIECYDVPVNAGPLLLANEEFNKETGGYESEEPEDDGKIQVHDTSPLKDKLGGDGVSKKRKASEKLHSSKKKKKCSEVEEPDIDVQVEHAKKLQLVVTGKKSKHKKQKISDSKEKDNVKMSEDNVTTPVTNKNDKLQETEKDNVDATPKLEETPKRRSRSARRKSAKRQWLREMAKIQKTSTDSQSEALRNWKEMQSKSGREEAAGQPNGHMTNADSRSEALRNWKEMRSKPGREVAAGQSNGHKTNADSRSEAIRNWKEMQSKAGREETVCQSNRHNWKWGQASVSTEEGVNQPNGCQNWKQGQARVKSGHGVSPQKGHKTWKQGQARAKSGEGVSLGHQGQSTSESRETSDQPRGLLNWNELLANDMVKDAEKHTQSDTNNNSCDNPNQNGDSEDETEVVPVEIRPGHIRFEPLGKERTVEQNQLNMFCSQENFRWNGITSKKKGQKWGTEKSSFSPRSELNGSNREQSGMPNDEKKTHSNEPFDFTKTPFLSSYPKEGDVIAYRLLELSSTWTPELSCYQVGEVSSYDSQSGRVSLMPVPEFPISSKKSDGDESPVQPNDSLYKEDGSLEIDFSSLVEVRILEHKTRVPGSSSECVFGDSLTVLTGTNDMQTTASIPENRDLIHGNEQRHSSSKENGVNLWEQFSETLNAKKEQLSKESNWGNGGSSGKSWSYKALRGSALGPTMAFLRSKNQL; encoded by the exons ATGGAGGAGACTTGTTTAAGGATCAAATTGATTTTCCATGGAGGCATTCTCAGCGATTCTCAGAAATCAGAGGGTTTCAAGAAAACCTGGCTCCTCCTAAAACCCCAGCACCATAGAACCATCTCGGACCTCTGCTCCCATATCCTTCAGCTCTTCCATCTCCATGAATCTTGCCCCGATGGCCTCCTTCTCTAC ATGGATGAGTTTGTCTTGCCCCCATTTGAGTCCACTAGTATTCTGAAAAATAAAGATGTTATCAG TGTGAAGAGAAAACCAGTCACATCAACCATTGAATGCTATGATGTACCTGTAAATGCTGGACCTTTGCTTCTGGCAAATGAGGAATTTAACAAGGAAACTGGAGGGTATGAGAGTGAGGAACCAGAAGATGATGGTAAAATCCAGGTCCATGATACTTCTCCTCTTAAGGATAAGTTGGGTGGAGATGGTGTCTCCAAGAAAAGGAAGGCATCAGAAAAACTCCATAGCTCAAA gaagaagaaaaagtgtTCAGAAGTTGAGGAGCCTGATATTGATGTTCAGGTTGAGCATGCTAAGAAACTCCAATTAGTTGTGACAGGGAAAAAGAGTAAGCACAAGAAGCAGAAAATATCTGACTCAAAGGAGAAGGATAATGTCAAAATGAGTGAAGATAATGTTACTACACCTGTCACAAACAA GAATGATAAGCTCCAAGAGACTGAAAAGGACAATGTGGATGCAACACCGAAGTTAGAGGAAACTCCAAAG CGCCGTAGTAGGAGTGCTAGAAGAAAATCTGCAAAGAGGCAGTGGTTGCGGGAAATGGCTAAAATTCAGAAGACTAGTACTGATTCTCAGTCAGAGGCACTT AGAAACTGGAAAGAGATGCAATCTAAATCTGGAAGAGAAGAGGCAGCTGGCCAACCAAATGGACAC ATGACAAATGCTGATTCTCGATCAGAGGCGCTT AGAAATTGGAAAGAGATGCGATCTAAACCTGGAAGAGAAGTGGCAGCTGGCCAATCAAATGGACAT AAAACAAATGCTGATTCTCGATCTGAGGCAATT AGAAATTGGAAAGAGATGCAATCTAAAGCTGGTAGAGAGGAGACAGTTTGTCAATCAAACAGACAT AATTGGAAGTGGGGACAAGCTAGTGTAAGCACTGAAGAGGGTGTTAATCAACCAAATGGATGT CAAAACTGGAAGCAGGGACAAGCTAGAGTGAAGAGTGGACATGGTGTAAGTCCACAAAAAGGACAT AAAACTTGGAAGCAGGGACAAGCTAGGGCGAAGAGTGGAGAGGGTGTTAGTCTAGGACAT CAGGGACAAAGTACATCTGAAAGTAGGGAGACCTCTGATCAGCCGAGGGGACTT CTAAATTGGAATGAATTGCTTGCCAATGATATGGTTAAAGATGCAGAGAAACACACACAATCAGATACTAACAACAATTCCTGTGATAATCCAAATCAAAATGGTGATAGTGAAGATGAAACTGAAGTTGTTCCTGTTGAAATAAGGCCAGGACATATCCGATTTGAGCCACTGGGGAAAG AACGAACTGTGGAACAGAATCAATTAAACATG TTTTGCTCTCAGGAAAATTTCAGGTGGAATGGGATCACTAGCAAGAAAAAGGGTCAGAAATGGGGCACAGAGAAATCTTCATTTTCACCAAGAAGTGAACTTAATGGTTCAAACAGAGAACAATCTGGAATGCCgaatgatgaaaaaaaaacacattctAATGAACCATTTGACTTTACCAAAACTCCGTTCCTCTCTAGCTATCCCAAG GAAGGTGATGTGATTGCATATAGGTTGCTTGAACTATCATCCACCTGGACCCCTGAGCTCTCCTGCTATCAG GTTGGGGAAGTATCATCATATGATTCTCAATCAGGTAGAGTTTCATTGATGCCAGTCCCTGAGTTTCCAATTTCTAGTAAAAAGTCAGATGGGGATGAATCTCCGGTGCAACCCAATGATTCTCTTTATAAAGAGGATGGATCATTGGAG ATAGATTTTTCGTCACTTGTTGAAGTTCGTATTCTAGAACATAAAACAAGAGTTCCTGGTAGCTCAAGTGAATGTGTGTTTGGCGACAGCTTAACCGTGTTGACTGGCACTAATGATATGCAAACAACTGCTTCCATTCCTG AAAACAGAGATTTAATCCACGGCAATGAACAAAGGCATTCTTCCAGCAAAG AAAATGGAGTAAACCTGTGGGAGCAATTCAGCGAAACTCTAAATGCAAAAAAGGAACAGCTTTCCAAGGAAAGTAATTGGGGTAACGGGGGGAGTTCAGGCAAGAGTTGGTCATATAAAGCATTAAGAGGCAGTGCATTAGGCCCAACAATGGCTTTTCTAAGATCGAAAAATCAGTTATGA
- the LOC116032427 gene encoding coilin-like isoform X9 gives MEETCLRIKLIFHGGILSDSQKSEGFKKTWLLLKPQHHRTISDLCSHILQLFHLHESCPDGLLLYMDEFVLPPFESTSILKNKDVISVKRKPVTSTIECYDVPVNAGPLLLANEEFNKETGGYESEEPEDDGKIQVHDTSPLKDKLGGDGVSKKRKASEKLHSSKKKKKCSEVEEPDIDVQVEHAKKLQLVVTGKKSKHKKQKISDSKEKDNVKMSEDNVTTPVTNKNDKLQETEKDNVDATPKLEETPKRRSRSARRKSAKRQWLREMAKIQKTSTDSQSEALRNWKEMQSKSGREEAAGQPNGHMTNADSRSEALRNWKEMRSKPGREVAAGQSNGHKTNADSRSEAIRNWKEMQSKAGREETVCQSNRHQNWKWGQASVSTEEGVNQPNGCGQARVKSGHGVSPQKGHKTWKQGQARAKSGEGVSLGHGQSTSESRETSDQPRGLLNWNELLANDMVKDAEKHTQSDTNNNSCDNPNQNGDSEDETEVVPVEIRPGHIRFEPLGKERTVEQNQLNMFCSQENFRWNGITSKKKGQKWGTEKSSFSPRSELNGSNREQSGMPNDEKKTHSNEPFDFTKTPFLSSYPKEGDVIAYRLLELSSTWTPELSCYQVGEVSSYDSQSGRVSLMPVPEFPISSKKSDGDESPVQPNDSLYKEDGSLEIDFSSLVEVRILEHKTRVPGSSSECVFGDSLTVLTGTNDMQTTASIPENRDLIHGNEQRHSSSKENGVNLWEQFSETLNAKKEQLSKESNWGNGGSSGKSWSYKALRGSALGPTMAFLRSKNQL, from the exons ATGGAGGAGACTTGTTTAAGGATCAAATTGATTTTCCATGGAGGCATTCTCAGCGATTCTCAGAAATCAGAGGGTTTCAAGAAAACCTGGCTCCTCCTAAAACCCCAGCACCATAGAACCATCTCGGACCTCTGCTCCCATATCCTTCAGCTCTTCCATCTCCATGAATCTTGCCCCGATGGCCTCCTTCTCTAC ATGGATGAGTTTGTCTTGCCCCCATTTGAGTCCACTAGTATTCTGAAAAATAAAGATGTTATCAG TGTGAAGAGAAAACCAGTCACATCAACCATTGAATGCTATGATGTACCTGTAAATGCTGGACCTTTGCTTCTGGCAAATGAGGAATTTAACAAGGAAACTGGAGGGTATGAGAGTGAGGAACCAGAAGATGATGGTAAAATCCAGGTCCATGATACTTCTCCTCTTAAGGATAAGTTGGGTGGAGATGGTGTCTCCAAGAAAAGGAAGGCATCAGAAAAACTCCATAGCTCAAA gaagaagaaaaagtgtTCAGAAGTTGAGGAGCCTGATATTGATGTTCAGGTTGAGCATGCTAAGAAACTCCAATTAGTTGTGACAGGGAAAAAGAGTAAGCACAAGAAGCAGAAAATATCTGACTCAAAGGAGAAGGATAATGTCAAAATGAGTGAAGATAATGTTACTACACCTGTCACAAACAA GAATGATAAGCTCCAAGAGACTGAAAAGGACAATGTGGATGCAACACCGAAGTTAGAGGAAACTCCAAAG CGCCGTAGTAGGAGTGCTAGAAGAAAATCTGCAAAGAGGCAGTGGTTGCGGGAAATGGCTAAAATTCAGAAGACTAGTACTGATTCTCAGTCAGAGGCACTT AGAAACTGGAAAGAGATGCAATCTAAATCTGGAAGAGAAGAGGCAGCTGGCCAACCAAATGGACAC ATGACAAATGCTGATTCTCGATCAGAGGCGCTT AGAAATTGGAAAGAGATGCGATCTAAACCTGGAAGAGAAGTGGCAGCTGGCCAATCAAATGGACAT AAAACAAATGCTGATTCTCGATCTGAGGCAATT AGAAATTGGAAAGAGATGCAATCTAAAGCTGGTAGAGAGGAGACAGTTTGTCAATCAAACAGACAT CAGAATTGGAAGTGGGGACAAGCTAGTGTAAGCACTGAAGAGGGTGTTAATCAACCAAATGGATGT GGACAAGCTAGAGTGAAGAGTGGACATGGTGTAAGTCCACAAAAAGGACAT AAAACTTGGAAGCAGGGACAAGCTAGGGCGAAGAGTGGAGAGGGTGTTAGTCTAGGACAT GGACAAAGTACATCTGAAAGTAGGGAGACCTCTGATCAGCCGAGGGGACTT CTAAATTGGAATGAATTGCTTGCCAATGATATGGTTAAAGATGCAGAGAAACACACACAATCAGATACTAACAACAATTCCTGTGATAATCCAAATCAAAATGGTGATAGTGAAGATGAAACTGAAGTTGTTCCTGTTGAAATAAGGCCAGGACATATCCGATTTGAGCCACTGGGGAAAG AACGAACTGTGGAACAGAATCAATTAAACATG TTTTGCTCTCAGGAAAATTTCAGGTGGAATGGGATCACTAGCAAGAAAAAGGGTCAGAAATGGGGCACAGAGAAATCTTCATTTTCACCAAGAAGTGAACTTAATGGTTCAAACAGAGAACAATCTGGAATGCCgaatgatgaaaaaaaaacacattctAATGAACCATTTGACTTTACCAAAACTCCGTTCCTCTCTAGCTATCCCAAG GAAGGTGATGTGATTGCATATAGGTTGCTTGAACTATCATCCACCTGGACCCCTGAGCTCTCCTGCTATCAG GTTGGGGAAGTATCATCATATGATTCTCAATCAGGTAGAGTTTCATTGATGCCAGTCCCTGAGTTTCCAATTTCTAGTAAAAAGTCAGATGGGGATGAATCTCCGGTGCAACCCAATGATTCTCTTTATAAAGAGGATGGATCATTGGAG ATAGATTTTTCGTCACTTGTTGAAGTTCGTATTCTAGAACATAAAACAAGAGTTCCTGGTAGCTCAAGTGAATGTGTGTTTGGCGACAGCTTAACCGTGTTGACTGGCACTAATGATATGCAAACAACTGCTTCCATTCCTG AAAACAGAGATTTAATCCACGGCAATGAACAAAGGCATTCTTCCAGCAAAG AAAATGGAGTAAACCTGTGGGAGCAATTCAGCGAAACTCTAAATGCAAAAAAGGAACAGCTTTCCAAGGAAAGTAATTGGGGTAACGGGGGGAGTTCAGGCAAGAGTTGGTCATATAAAGCATTAAGAGGCAGTGCATTAGGCCCAACAATGGCTTTTCTAAGATCGAAAAATCAGTTATGA
- the LOC116032427 gene encoding coilin-like isoform X6 gives MEETCLRIKLIFHGGILSDSQKSEGFKKTWLLLKPQHHRTISDLCSHILQLFHLHESCPDGLLLYMDEFVLPPFESTSILKNKDVISVKRKPVTSTIECYDVPVNAGPLLLANEEFNKETGGYESEEPEDDGKIQVHDTSPLKDKLGGDGVSKKRKASEKLHSSKKKKKCSEVEEPDIDVQVEHAKKLQLVVTGKKSKHKKQKISDSKEKDNVKMSEDNVTTPVTNKNDKLQETEKDNVDATPKLEETPKRRSRSARRKSAKRQWLREMAKIQKTSTDSQSEALRNWKEMQSKSGREEAAGQPNGHMTNADSRSEALRNWKEMRSKPGREVAAGQSNGHKTNADSRSEAIRNWKEMQSKAGREETVCQSNRHQNWKWGQASVSTEEGVNQPNGCQGQARVKSGHGVSPQKGHKTWKQGQARAKSGEGVSLGHGQSTSESRETSDQPRGLLNWNELLANDMVKDAEKHTQSDTNNNSCDNPNQNGDSEDETEVVPVEIRPGHIRFEPLGKERTVEQNQLNMFCSQENFRWNGITSKKKGQKWGTEKSSFSPRSELNGSNREQSGMPNDEKKTHSNEPFDFTKTPFLSSYPKEGDVIAYRLLELSSTWTPELSCYQVGEVSSYDSQSGRVSLMPVPEFPISSKKSDGDESPVQPNDSLYKEDGSLEIDFSSLVEVRILEHKTRVPGSSSECVFGDSLTVLTGTNDMQTTASIPENRDLIHGNEQRHSSSKENGVNLWEQFSETLNAKKEQLSKESNWGNGGSSGKSWSYKALRGSALGPTMAFLRSKNQL, from the exons ATGGAGGAGACTTGTTTAAGGATCAAATTGATTTTCCATGGAGGCATTCTCAGCGATTCTCAGAAATCAGAGGGTTTCAAGAAAACCTGGCTCCTCCTAAAACCCCAGCACCATAGAACCATCTCGGACCTCTGCTCCCATATCCTTCAGCTCTTCCATCTCCATGAATCTTGCCCCGATGGCCTCCTTCTCTAC ATGGATGAGTTTGTCTTGCCCCCATTTGAGTCCACTAGTATTCTGAAAAATAAAGATGTTATCAG TGTGAAGAGAAAACCAGTCACATCAACCATTGAATGCTATGATGTACCTGTAAATGCTGGACCTTTGCTTCTGGCAAATGAGGAATTTAACAAGGAAACTGGAGGGTATGAGAGTGAGGAACCAGAAGATGATGGTAAAATCCAGGTCCATGATACTTCTCCTCTTAAGGATAAGTTGGGTGGAGATGGTGTCTCCAAGAAAAGGAAGGCATCAGAAAAACTCCATAGCTCAAA gaagaagaaaaagtgtTCAGAAGTTGAGGAGCCTGATATTGATGTTCAGGTTGAGCATGCTAAGAAACTCCAATTAGTTGTGACAGGGAAAAAGAGTAAGCACAAGAAGCAGAAAATATCTGACTCAAAGGAGAAGGATAATGTCAAAATGAGTGAAGATAATGTTACTACACCTGTCACAAACAA GAATGATAAGCTCCAAGAGACTGAAAAGGACAATGTGGATGCAACACCGAAGTTAGAGGAAACTCCAAAG CGCCGTAGTAGGAGTGCTAGAAGAAAATCTGCAAAGAGGCAGTGGTTGCGGGAAATGGCTAAAATTCAGAAGACTAGTACTGATTCTCAGTCAGAGGCACTT AGAAACTGGAAAGAGATGCAATCTAAATCTGGAAGAGAAGAGGCAGCTGGCCAACCAAATGGACAC ATGACAAATGCTGATTCTCGATCAGAGGCGCTT AGAAATTGGAAAGAGATGCGATCTAAACCTGGAAGAGAAGTGGCAGCTGGCCAATCAAATGGACAT AAAACAAATGCTGATTCTCGATCTGAGGCAATT AGAAATTGGAAAGAGATGCAATCTAAAGCTGGTAGAGAGGAGACAGTTTGTCAATCAAACAGACAT CAGAATTGGAAGTGGGGACAAGCTAGTGTAAGCACTGAAGAGGGTGTTAATCAACCAAATGGATGT CAGGGACAAGCTAGAGTGAAGAGTGGACATGGTGTAAGTCCACAAAAAGGACAT AAAACTTGGAAGCAGGGACAAGCTAGGGCGAAGAGTGGAGAGGGTGTTAGTCTAGGACAT GGACAAAGTACATCTGAAAGTAGGGAGACCTCTGATCAGCCGAGGGGACTT CTAAATTGGAATGAATTGCTTGCCAATGATATGGTTAAAGATGCAGAGAAACACACACAATCAGATACTAACAACAATTCCTGTGATAATCCAAATCAAAATGGTGATAGTGAAGATGAAACTGAAGTTGTTCCTGTTGAAATAAGGCCAGGACATATCCGATTTGAGCCACTGGGGAAAG AACGAACTGTGGAACAGAATCAATTAAACATG TTTTGCTCTCAGGAAAATTTCAGGTGGAATGGGATCACTAGCAAGAAAAAGGGTCAGAAATGGGGCACAGAGAAATCTTCATTTTCACCAAGAAGTGAACTTAATGGTTCAAACAGAGAACAATCTGGAATGCCgaatgatgaaaaaaaaacacattctAATGAACCATTTGACTTTACCAAAACTCCGTTCCTCTCTAGCTATCCCAAG GAAGGTGATGTGATTGCATATAGGTTGCTTGAACTATCATCCACCTGGACCCCTGAGCTCTCCTGCTATCAG GTTGGGGAAGTATCATCATATGATTCTCAATCAGGTAGAGTTTCATTGATGCCAGTCCCTGAGTTTCCAATTTCTAGTAAAAAGTCAGATGGGGATGAATCTCCGGTGCAACCCAATGATTCTCTTTATAAAGAGGATGGATCATTGGAG ATAGATTTTTCGTCACTTGTTGAAGTTCGTATTCTAGAACATAAAACAAGAGTTCCTGGTAGCTCAAGTGAATGTGTGTTTGGCGACAGCTTAACCGTGTTGACTGGCACTAATGATATGCAAACAACTGCTTCCATTCCTG AAAACAGAGATTTAATCCACGGCAATGAACAAAGGCATTCTTCCAGCAAAG AAAATGGAGTAAACCTGTGGGAGCAATTCAGCGAAACTCTAAATGCAAAAAAGGAACAGCTTTCCAAGGAAAGTAATTGGGGTAACGGGGGGAGTTCAGGCAAGAGTTGGTCATATAAAGCATTAAGAGGCAGTGCATTAGGCCCAACAATGGCTTTTCTAAGATCGAAAAATCAGTTATGA